The Epinephelus lanceolatus isolate andai-2023 chromosome 14, ASM4190304v1, whole genome shotgun sequence genome has a window encoding:
- the obsl1b gene encoding obscurin isoform X2 — protein MDVFGGAPRFLAYPRPVVVQSGTDAVLKCQIGGDPRPAVIWERNNEKIDPQGRYRVFEDGNVYNLIISAVTTEDSGQYICKAKNSIGETYAAATLKVEGEAQEMELREENKPRFLIKPLSTRAGRGDDAVFSCKLWGNPRPEVVWEKDGRKLNEIFESTHFNVGFQDGGWFQLKIFKTRAPDGGVYTCKARNEFGEALAGAVLLVDAGPGHEEEGNRNGYTNGHWKGHQGKQRSGRQMPNRLRDDTMTKSTKVKMFAVTEGKHAKFRCFVTGKPKPEIIWRKDGRLILSGRRYLLYEDREGYFTLKVLYCKQKDNGVYVCAASNTAGQTLSAVHLSVKEPPVRFKQPLIDLEVWERDLAILECEVPEDSVPITWYLEDRRLQPGAKYGMEEWGTKRRLTIRDIGVDDDGIYLCEMPDGGRSIAEVAVKGTILRKLPRKVDVLEGENAAFCVEVEKEEMDIHWYKDAIELRETHQTILKSFGRTHILVFVNTMPQDSGLVTFLVGRSKTSSQLRVKAARHCPPSCPVAVQINTERANAALLSWVPAQDSRKNPPSGYVLERQEVGTGSQEWLQCLTTDSATSVEILGDSVPCEADYRFRICSVNKYGKSNNVEFPRAVHLVPVARIQAPLQDALVPEGQDALFSIELSASVIGTWFLNGTQLQEDERYSMRRSRTHQSLRIRGVRDTDNGAEITFIAYGIRDSAALYIQAPLVKFSPMSEMDRNKFVEVGIPIVLYCELSDPAAPVHWYKNGVELQTMEGLHIQSEGTMRRIVIQSAEFSHSGVYCCDAIDDVIRFNVEVEAPPLRFSAIPDVERNKTIELGCPIVLCCELSDPSAQVHWYKDGSKLHPQTGVDILTDDLARKLIVHSAEFFHSGLYCCKTKGDAITFSVDIKAPPVKFSAIPEEMRTKSIEAGCPLVLQCVVSDPEAHVCWCKDEMQLISNTGLEIHSEGNTRTLVVQSAELCHSGVYRCTTQDDTMEFQVEIKAIPVTYSPIFDVERTKSLEAGKLLELECEVADSTVPVCWYKDGVKLSSQNDWDIQSKGTVRRLIIPSAELLHSGLYSCETSDDTFHFPVDVKAPTLPLSPSPEVVETQSLDATCPTEPTCETSDPAFQVSWQEDKEHDSNKEPDFEMEGIKKTLVIEPTHPSNSGAYYCATADDVAQLIVNNQVPPPTYLLDPDVEKTESAEADCPIVQQFEISDPIAKACWYKDGTPIYPKWEADCESQSSSQAVLLQSYDLSDDGRFGCETSGDAQLNVDMKEQCHYGDEIGEIADSSVQYTVDVEATSPRLSSDQEKKSTEEAYAAEVDCMSSKCNSGTFCDKRGDTQTDEEHSRQMPTSQSTYEHITDWITTKQPKKLSDSQRTTNAQSPVYCNSEKPTIMQSDTHHHMNKPTESQGEEFIYYLQHAEAPSEEPDNSLQTAVQTDEICHILQTAAVESEESTLKTLTVQSEELHSSKQMRTVQSELAPPVKITTLCEAERNKSVEVDEPIVLQCEISDPNAKVNWYKDGINLHEAAGQDMLAEGSIRTLAFQSARLSDAGTYSCKTTDDAMQFHVDVKAPLPVEPLLTFSALSEGDQKKTVMAGSPIALQCELSNPTGQVSWYKDGTQLLPQNGVEIQSEGNLRSLVVPSAERAHTGVYRCESKDDDIQFAVEVKALPVKFSELQESDRSKSVQEGSPIVLSCELSHDSSAHVDWYKDGMELLPQNNMEIQSDGLTRTLLIHSAENIHSGTYECSTSDDTITFKVDVEGRSPQILPIPLSEKYKMIAVGCPIMLQCEVSDPVAQVSWFKDEVELFCRTGLDMKRDGSLRKLIIHSAKVSDSGLYSCSLADDVVTYHVDVEAAPVRFAALPDVARNKFVEAGCSIKLQCEVSEPTAQVYWHKDGEQLLPKSEYEIETKEQLRALVIASAEVRHSGVYSCEAADDHIEFKVDVAAVPEAEESKSVEAGSPVRLQYEISDPTSQTCWYEDGIKRSPKSGINIDSEGNKRTLVMKSTTSSCSGVYSCKTDDDDDSDFNDFCVEVKAPPVTFADIPEEDLFKSVVEQEQLVLSCEVSRTDGVVQWYKDGIEMQPSNNITMQAEGTRRNLTVHSTQLSDTGTYTCRAGDNILMYKVTIREPPVLIIYPKEDVHLDRHVPEEIILSCELSRPNGVVSWYKDGQKLQESENIKLKVEGPYRRLKIVSSGVEDSGEYVCDTADASIFFHLSITEPPVRIVSPSQSQMELCQQTSERMVLSCEISRPNAVVRWYRDGLEVEENDNLILEVDGVYRRLIIPETTVRDSAEYVCDTADDSVTFFVNIAEPPVRFVRPRKMACRVDKMAGETLVLDCEVSRSNAEVTWKKNGEEVEDSRNITILEDGVMRQLTVHSLTVEDAGQYVCDAKDDVMDFYVNVQELPVKIIGKTDAKTEKQFLVSDDIILVCELSRSSASVSWYKDNQLIDDTERYCSEEQGVFRSLVVLNAGLEDSGEYTCDAVDDRMVFYITVKEPPVQIIGNSGHPEHHILVAGDDLILECEVSRPNATVQWLWNGKTLKPDTRIKIDSYDVVRKLVLSGLQPSDSGKYVCDAFDDKLTTIVEVQELPAVFENKKANNNVSAYENESVTLCAVVSRERSNVRWLKDGQLLNGDNIHISSEGNTHKLTINPLQLSDSGEYVCDVKTDEMYFSLLVKEMKVKFVRPLENVVSLKGSSLILRCEINKPKGDVQWLKDGQEISPSRRHTIRAQGRERSFTIHQLVEEDAGEYTCESTDDRTSATVTVETPRVVEFIAELRNITVREGEDAVFKCVVSPEDTRLVWRLNGKQVALNERTVISSNGLCHMLCIHNCMVSDSGRVTADAEGLVSEAELQIQEQQVMFTKKMTPVNAEEYSEASLEVEVSLDSGEVQWMRQGVLIHPGTKYTLKHKGRKHSLTINKLAMSDRGTYSCETLHDRTQAQLTVEPRKITIKRGLTDVKTTERETASFEVELSHPNVTGTWTRNAIQLKPTNHFRMSAKGKVHSLTISNLSVEDTGTFMFCVENLKTAARLVVKEPPVTILRKLEDQKFPDGAVISLECELSRHNVDVKWIKNGFEVKPSKDLRIYAMGRKRFLQIMKCHVSDSGMYTCDAGDATTSCTVEVYERELQILQGLEDLDIQEDQNAVFVCEVSVPDVPGEWYKNGERIQPTSTIKIRQEGTKHFLLMCNVRAEDSGEIKFITRHVECIAYLEVEELPVNIVKPLQDTTALEKSRVLLDCTVSNPRCSIRWYKGANVILPSERFEICSEGCYRKLIIQQVVLDDEGMYSVQVGEYTCSAKLTVVAQSQLMVRELKDVEVMAPDEACFECEVAVPVPKAPVWSLNGEPLQPSSQVLMEKMGTVHRLTLRQTSPDMNGVVEFTFGKAKSSAQLQVLSDP, from the exons ATGGATGTGTTCGGTGGGGCACCACGTTTCTTGGCCTATCCAAGACCTGTGGTGGTACAAAGTGGAACTGACGCAGTCCTAAAGTGTCAAATTGGTGGTGATCCGAGGCCTGCAGTTATCTGGGAGCgaaacaatgaaaagattgatcCACAGGGACGATACCGGGTCTTTGAGGATGGAAATGTTTACAATCTTATCATTTCAGCTGTGACCACAGAGGATAGTGGCCAGTACATATGCAAAGCAAAGAACAGCATTGGTGAAACATATGCAGCTGCCACACTGAAGGTGGAAGGTGAAGCACAAGAGATGGAGTTACGAGAGGAAAATAAGCCACGATTCCTCATCAAGCCCCTCTCCACTCGCGCCGGTCGTGGGGATGATGCTGTCTTCTCTTGTAAGCTCTGGGGAAACCCGCGACCAGAGGTTGTCTGGGAAAAGGATGGCAGGAAACTCAATGAAATATTTGAAAGCACACATTTCAATGTGGGCTTCCAGGACGGTGGATGGTTCCAGCTCAAGATCTTTAAGACTCGTGCTCCAGACGGTGGTGTATATACATGCAAAGCCCGAAATGAGTTTGGGGAAGCGTTGGCAGGAGCTGTGTTGCTGGTTGATGCAGGCCCAGGACATGAGGAAGAAGGGAATCGTAACGGCTACACGAATGGCCACTGGAAAGGCCATCAAGGAAAACAGAGGAGTGGTAGGCAAATGCCAAACCGGCTCAGAGACGACACCATGACCAAGTCAACTAAAGTGAAAATGTTTGCAGTGACAGAGGGTAAACATGCCAAATTCCGCTGCTTTGTGACTGGGAAACCCAAACCAGAAATCATTTGGAGGAAAGATGGCAGGCTGATACTGTCTGGAAGGCGTTATTTGTTATATGAGGACAGAGAAGGATACTTCACACTTAAAGTTCTGTACTGTAAGCAGAAGGATAATGGAGTTTATGTTTGTGCTGCGTCAAATACTGCCGGACAAACCCTCAGTGCTGTACACCTCTCCGTAAAGG AGCCGCCTGTGCGGTTCAAGCAGCCTCTCATTGATCTAGAAGTATGGGAGCGAGATTTGGCGATTCTCGAGTGTGAAGTTCCAGAGGACTCTGTTCCCATCACATGGTATCTGGAGGACAGACGACTGCAGCCAGGGGCCAAATATGGAATGGAGGAGTGGGGAACAAAACGGCGACTAACTATCCGTGACATCGGAGTTGACGATGATGGGATTTACCTCTGCGAGATGCCTGATGGGGGCAGAAGCATTGCAGAGGTAGCTGTGAAAG GGACAATTTTGCGGAAGCTTCCAAGAAAGGTGGATGTATTGGAAGGTGAAAATGCAGCCTTTTGTGTTGAAGTGGAGAAAGAGGAAATGGACATACATTGGTACAAAGATGCCATTGAGCTTCGTGAAACGCATCAGACCATCCTTAAGTCCTTTGGTCGAACTCACATCCTAGTTTTCGTCAATACAATGCCCCAAGACTCTGGCCTTGTAACTTTCCTTGTAGGCAGATCCAAGACTTCCTCTCAGCTAAGAGTGAAAG CGGCCAGACATTGTCCTCCCAGTTGTCCAGTTGCTGTGCAGATCAACACAGAGCGTGCTAATGCAGCTCTTCTCTCATGGGTTCCTGCTCAGGACTCACGAAAGAACCCTCCATCTGGATATGTGCTTGAACGACAGGAAGTGGGCACTGGCTCACAGGAGTGGCTACAGTGCCTGACTACCGACTCTGCCACCTCTGTAGAGATTCTTGGTGACAGTGTACCATGTGAGGCTGATTATCGATTTCGCATCTGCAGTGTGAACAAGTATGGGAAGAGCAACAATGTTGAGTTCCCTAGAGCTGTTCACTTGG TTCCAGTTGCCAGAATACAAGCTCCCTTACAGGATGCCTTGGTGCCTGAAGGGCAAGATGCCCTCTTCTCTATTGAGCTCTCTGCTTCAGTTATTGGTACATGGTTCTTAAATGGTACTCAGCTTCAGGAAGATGAAAGATATTCCATGCGTCGGTCACGAACACACCAATCTCTTCGCATTCGAGGAGTACGGGATACAGACAATGGAGCTGAGATCACATTTATTGCCTATGGCATTCGGGATTCTGCAGCCCTGTACATTCAAG CTCCTCTCGTGAAGTTTTCACCAATGTCAGAAATGGATCGAAACAAATTTGTAGAAGTTGGGATCCCCATCGTGCTCTACTGTGAGCTGTCGGACCCTGCAGCTCCAGTGCACTGGTACAAAAATGGGGTGGAATTACAAACAATGGAGGGTCTGCATATCCAATCAGAGGGCACCATGAGGAGAATTGTCATCCAATCAGCAGAGTTCTCACATTCGGGAGTGTATTGCTGTGATGCCATTGATGACGTCATCCGGTTCAATGTGGAAGTCGAGG CCCCACCTCTGAGGTTTTCAGCAATTCCAGATGTTGAGAGGAACAAAACCATCGAACTCGGCTGCCCCATTGTTTTATGCTGTGAGCTCTCAGATCCCTCTGCCCAGGTGCACTGGTACAAAGATGGGTCAAAGCTCCATCCTCAAACTGGAGTAGATATTCTAACTGACGACTTGGCGAGAAAACTGATTGTCCATTCAGCAGAATTTTTCCACTCTGGGTTATACTGCTGCAAGACAAAGGGTGACGCCATCACATTCAGTGTGGACATAAAAG CTCCACCTGTGAAGTTCTCAGCAATTCCTGAAGAAATGAGGACCAAGTCGATCGAAGCAGGCTGCCCTCTTGTACTCCAGTGTGTGGTGTCGGATCCTGAGGCCCACGTTTGCTGGTGCAAGGATGAAATGCAGCTCATTTCAAACACTGGATTAGAAATCCACTCAGAGGGCAACACAAGGACATTAGTTGTTCAGTCTGCCGAGCTGTGCCACTCTGGTGTGTACAGATGCACCACACAGGATGATACCATGGAGTTTCAAGTGGAGATCAAAG CTATACCAGTGACGTACTCGCCTATCTTTGATGTTGAGAGAACCAAGTCACTTGAAGCGGGCAAACTTTTGGAGCTGGAATGCGAGGTTGCAGACTCCACTGTGCCTGTCTGCTGGTATAAAGATGGTGTAAAGCTCTCCTCGCAGAATGATTGGGATATACAGAGTAAAGGCACGGTGAGGAGACTCATTATCCCATCTGCTGAGCTCCTGCACTCAGGGCTATACAGCTGTGAAACCTCTGATGACACTTTTCACTTCCCTGTGGATGTCAAAg CTCCAACGCTGCCGTTGTCGCCCTCGCCAGAGGTTGTGGAGACGCAGTCACTTGATGCAACCTGCCCAACTGAACCAACATGTGAAACCTCAGACCCTGCTTTCCAGGTGTCATGGCAGGAGGATAAAGAACATGATTCTAATAAAGAGCCTGACTTTGAAATGGAAGGCATCAAGAAGACCCTTGTTATTGAACCAACTCATCCTTCAAACTCTGGAGCATACTATTGTGCAACAGCAGATGATGTTGCCCAATTAATAGTAAACAATCAAG TGCCACCTCCGACATATCTGCTTGATCCTGATGTTGAGAAGACTGAGTCTGCTGAAGCGGACTGCCCAATTGTTCAGCAATTTGAGATTTCAGATCCCATTGCCAAAGCCTGTTGGTACAAAGATGGAACCCCGATCTATCCAAAATGGGAAGCAGACTGTGAATCACAGAGCAGCAGCCAAGCTGTGCTCCTCCAGTCATATGACTTGTCTGATGACGGGAGGTTTGGCTGTGAAACATCTGGTGATGCACAGTTAAATGTGGACATGAAAG AGCAGTGTCACTATGGTGACGAGATTGGTGAGATAGCTGATTCATCTGTCCAATACACTGTGGATGTCGAAG CTACATCGCCAAGGCTCTCTTCTGACCAAGAAAAGAAGTCCACTGAAGAGGCTTATGCTGCTGAAGTTGACTGCATGTCCTCAAAATGCAATTCTGGCACCTTCTGTGACAAGAGAGGAGATACTCAGACAGATGAAGAACATTCCAGGCAAATGCCAACTTCTCAGTCGACATATGAACATATAACTGACTGGATTACGACTAAACAGCCAAAGAAGCTCTCCGACAGTCAACGAACTACAAATGCCCAATCTCCAGTTTACTGTAACTCTGAAAAGCCAACAATAATGCAATCTGACACACACCATCACATGAATAAGCCCACAGAATCACAAGGTGAGGAGTTCATTTACTACCTACAGCATGCAGAAGCCCCATCTGAAGAGCCTGATAATTCTCTGCAGACAGCTGTCCAGACAGATGAGATCTGTCATATTCTACAAACTGCAGCTGTTGAATCAGAGGAATCCACTCTCAAGACTCTAACTGTCCAATCAGAAGAGTTGCATAGTTCAAAACAGATGCGGACTGTCCAGTCAGAGCTAG CTCCGCCTGTGAAAATTACCACACTTTGTGAGGCTGAGAGGAACAAGTCTGTTGAAGTTGATGAACCCATAGTGCTGCAGTGTGAGATATCAGATCCTAATGCCAAAGTTAACTGGTACAAGGACGGAATAAATCTACACGAAGCAGCTGGGCAAGACATGCTGGCAGAGGGTTCCATAAGAACACTGGCTTTCCAGTCAGCGCGGCTGTCTGATGCAGGGACTTACAGCTGCAAGACAACAGATGATGCAATGCAGTTTCATGTGGATGTTAAAG CTCCACTTCCTGTAGAACCACTTCTGACGTTTTCAGCTTTATCTGAGGGTGACCAGAAAAAGACAGTCATGGCGGGCTCTCCCATTGCTCTACAATGTGAGCTGTCAAACCCCACTGGACAAGTCAGTTGGTACAAGGATGGAACACAGCTCCTACCTCAAAATGGAGTAGAGATCCAGTCAGAGGGAAATTTGAGGAGTCTAGTTGTCCCATCAGCAGAGCGGGCTCACACTGGGGTATACCGCTGTGAGTCAAAAGATGATGATATCCAGTTTGCTGTGGAAGTAAAAG CACTACCTGTGAAGTTCTCAGAGCTTCAAGAGAGTGACAGAAGCAAGTCCGTCCAAGAAGGTTCTCCCATTGTCCTCAGCTGTGAACTGTCTCATGATTCTTCTGCTCATGTCGACTGGTACAAGGATGGGATGGAACTCCTCCCACAAAACAATATGGAAATACAGTCAGATGGTCTAACGAGGACACTGCTCATCCACTCAGCTGAAAACATACATAGTGGCACCTATGAATGTTCAACATCAGATGACACCATCACGTTTAAAGTGGACGTAGAAG GCCGATCGCCACAGATCTTGCCAATCCCACTGTCAGAAAAATACAAGATGATTGCAGTTGGTTGTCCAATTATGCTCCAGTGTGAGGTCTCAGACCCTGTCGCCCAGGTTTCCTGGTTTAAGGATGAGGTGGAGCTTTTTTGCAGAACTGGCCTTGATATGAAAAGAGATGGCAGCCTGAGAAAATTAATCATTCATTCTGCTAAAGTCTCCGATTCTGGCCTCTACAGTTGTAGCCTTGCTGATGATGTGGTGACATACCATGTGGACGTTGAAG CCGCTCCTGTGAGgtttgcagcacttccagatgTTGCAAGAAACAAATTTGTTGAAGCAGGCTGCTCAATTAAGCTGCAGTGTGAAGTCTCAGAGCCAACTGCCCAAGTCTATTGGCACAAGGATGGAGAACAACTACTTCCAAAGAGTGAATATGAAATTGAAACAAAAGAACAACTGAGAGCATTGGTTATTGCATCTGCAGAAGTCAGACACTCTGGGGTGTACAGCTGTGAGGCCGCAGATGACCATATAGAATTCAAGGTGGATGTTGCAG CTGTTCCAGAGGCTGAGGAGAGCAAATCTGTTGAAGCAGGCAGCCCAGTCAGACTGCAGTATGAGATCTCAGACCCCACAAGCCAGACCTGCTGGTATGAGGATGGAATAAAACGCTCGCCAAAATCGGGAATAAACATCGATTCAGAGGGCAATAAGAGGACACTGGTTATGAAGTCGACCACGTCTTCATGCTCTGGAGTATACAGTTGTaaaactgatgatgatgatgattcagATTTCAACGATTTCTGTGTGGAGGTGAAAG CACCACCGGTAACGTTTGCTGATATCCCAGAGGAAGACCTTTTCAAGAGTGTTGTGGAACAAGAACAGCTTGTTCTGTCATGTGAAGTATCAAGGACTGATGGTGTTGTCCAGTGGTATAAAGATGGAATTGAAATGCAACCAAGCAACAATATCACAATGCAAGCAGAGGGCACCAGAAGGAATTTGACAGTACATTCAACCCAACTGTCTGACACAGGCACATACACATGCCGTGCTGGAGACAACATTCTAATGTACAAGGTTACCATACGAG AACCTCCGGTGTTGATAATCTACCCCAAGGAGGATGTCCACCTGGACCGTCATGTCCCTGAGGAAATTATTCTGAGCTGTGAATTGTCTCGTCCAAATGGTGTTGTCAGCTGGTACAAAGACGGCCAAAAGCTGCAGGAGAGTGAGAACATCAAGCTCAAGGTTGAGGGCCCTTATCGACGGCTGAAGATTGTTTCTAGTGGAGTCGAAGATTCTGGAGAATACGTCTGTGATACAGCTGACGCTTCAATTTTCTTTCACCTTAGTATTACAG aaCCTCCAGTGCGGATTGTGTCCCCAAGTCAGTCCCAGATGGAACTCTGCCAGCAAACCTCTGAGAGGATGGTATTGAGCTGTGAGATCTCACGGCCCAATGCAGTGGTACGCTGGTATAGAGACGGACTTGAAGTGGAGGAGAATGACAACCTTATCTTAGAGGTCGATGGTGTCTACAGAAGACTCATTATACCTGAAACTACCGTCAGAGATTCCGCCGAATACGTCTGTGATACTGCAGATGACTCTGTCACATTCTTTGTCAACATAGCAG AGCCTCCTGTTCGCTTTGTACGTCCAAGGAAGATGGCATGTAGAGTTGACAAAATGGCTGGGGAGACTCTGGTTCTTGACTGTGAGGTTTCTAGATCAAATGCCGAAGTCACCTGGAAGAAAAATGGGGAAGAGGTAGAAGACTCCAGAAATATCACCATCCTTGAGGATGGTGTCATGCGCCAATTAACTGTTCACTCACTAACAGTGGAGGATGCTGGGCAATACGTCTGTGATGCAAAGGATGATGTGATGGATTTTTACGTAAACGTGCAAG aGTTGCCTGTAAAAATTATTGGAAAAACTGATGCAAAAACTGAAAAGCAGTTCTTGGTATCAGATGACATTATTCTAGTGTGTGAACTGTCAAGATCCAGTGCCTCAGTCAGTTGGTACAAAGACAATCAGCTAATTGATGACACTGAGCGATACTGCAGTGAGGAACAAGGTGTTTTCCGATCACTGGTTGTCCTAAATGCTGGGCTTGAAGATTCAGGAGAGTACACCTGTGATGCGGTGGATGATAGGATGGTCTTCTACATCACTGTCAAAG AGCCTCCAGTACAGATCATTGGAAACTCAGGCCACCCAGAGCATCATATCCTGGTAGCAGGGGATGATCTTATTTTGGAGTGTGAGGTGTCTCGGCCAAATGCCACCGTTCAGTGGTTATGGAATGGCAAGACGCTGAAACCAGACACTCGTATAAAAATTGACAGCTATGATGTTGTGAGGAAGCTTGTTCTCTCTGGACTTCAGCCATCAGACTCTGGAAAATACGTTTGTGATGCCTTTGATGATAAATTGACAACAATTGTTGAGGTCCAAG agctaccagcagtgtttgagaataaaaaagcaaataataaTGTCTCAGCCTATGAAAATGAGAGTGTTACGCTGTGTGCCGTTGTGAGCCGGGAAAGATCTAATGTTCGGTGGCTGAAAGATGGCCAACTATTGAACGGGGACAACATTCACATCTCCAGTGAGGGTAATACCCACAAGCTCACCATTAATCCCCTGCAGCTGTCAGATTCTGGAGAATATGTCTGTGACGTAAAGACAGATGAGATGTATTTCAGTCTTTTAGTCAAAG AAATGAAGGTGAAATTTGTCAGACCACTGGAGAACGTAGTGTCTCTGAAGGGCAGCAGCCTTATATTACGATGTGAGATCAACAAGCCCAAAGGAGATGTCCAGTGGCTCAAAGACGGCCAAGAAATCTCTCCAAGCCGTCGGCACACAATACGGGCACAAGGTCGAGAGCGAAGCTTTACCATCCACCAACTGGTGGAAGAAGATGCTGGAGAATATACTTGTGAATCCACAGATGACAGGACGTCAGCAACTGTCACTGTAGAAA CTCCTCGTGTTGTTGAGTTCATAGCAGAGCTTCGTAACATCACGGTCCGCGAAGGAGAAGATGCAGTATTTAAGTGTGTGGTTTCACCAGAGGACACTCGGTTGGTGTGGCGCTTAAATGGCAAGCAAGTAGCCCTGAATGAGCGCACTGTCATTTCAAGTAATGGACTATGCCACATGCTCTGCATCCACAACTGCATGGTTTCAGATAGCGGCAGAGTGACAGCTGATGCAGAGGGGTTGGTATCAGAGGCAGAGCTCCAGATTCAAG AGCAACAGGTGATGTTCACCAAGAAAATGACACCAGTTAATGCTGAAGAGTACAGTGAGGCTTCTCTAGAGGTGGAGGTGAGTCTGGATTCAGGAGAGGTTCAGTGGATGAGGCAAGGTGTCCTGATCCACCCTGGAACCAAGTACACCCTGAAACACAAAGGCCGAAAACACAGTCTCACCATCAACAAACTGGCCATGTCTGACCGGGGCACCTACAGCTGTGAAACCCTTCATGACCGCACGCAAGCACAGCTCACAGTGGAAC CTCGAAAGATCACAATCAAGAGAGGGCTGACTGACGTTaaaaccacagagagagaaacggCATCTTTTGAGGTGGAGCTCTCCCATCCCAATGTCACAGGCACCTGGACGAGAAACGCAATCCAGCTTAAGCCGACAAATCACTTCCGTATGAGTGCCAAAGGAAAAGTCCACAGCCTCACTATCTCTAACCTATCAGTTGAAGACACTGGCACCTTTATGTTCTGTGTTGAGAATCTGAAGACAGCTGCAAGGCTTGTTGTGAAGG AGCCCCCAGTGACCATTCTCAGAAAGCTGGAAGACCAGAAATTCCCTGACGGGGCAGTAATCTCTCTTGAGTGTGAGCTGTCAAGACACAATGTCGATGTGAAATGGATAAAG AATGGGTTTGAGGTGAAGCCAAGCAAGGACTTGCGCATTTATGCAATGGGAAGGAAACGGTTTCTCCAGATCATGAAATGTCATGTCAGTGATTCTGGCATGTACACCTGTGATGCTGGAGATGCTACTACATCCTGCACTGTGGAGGTCTACG AGCGTGAGCTGCAGATCCTGCAGGGCCTGGAGGACCTGGACATCCAGGAGGATCAGAacgcagtgtttgtgtgtgaggtctCAGTGCCGGATGTGCCAGGAGAATGGTACAAAAATGGGGAGAGGATACAACCCACCAGCACCATCAAGATCCGGCAGGAAG GGaccaaacattttcttcttatgTGCAATGTacgagcagaggactctggagAGATCAAGTTTATCACCAGACATGTTGAATGTATCGCTTACCTGGAGGTGGAAG AGCTTCCTGTCAACATTGTGAAACCTCTGCAGGATACGACCGCCCTTGAGAAGAGCCGTGTGCTCCTGGACTGCACTGTGTCTAATCCCAGATGTAGTATCCGCTGGTACAAAGGCGCCAATGTCATCCTGCCCTCTGAGCGCTTTGAGATCTGCAGTGAAGGCTGTTATCGCAAACTGATCATCCAGCAGGTGGTGCTAGATGATGAGGGCATGTACAGTGTGCAGGTTGGAGAGTATACATGCTCTGCAAAACTGACTGTAGTGG CCCAGTCACAGTTAATGGTCAGAGAGCTAAAGGATGTGGAGGTCATGGCCCCTGATGAAGCTTGCTTTGAGTGTGAGGTTGCAGTCCCTGTCCCCAAAGCTCCTGTGTGGAGTCTGAATGGAGAGCCTTTGCAGCCGAGCTCTCAGGTACTCATGGAGAAGATGGGCACGGTCCACAGGCTGACCCTCAGACAAACCTCCCCGGACATGAATGGAGTGGTGGAGTTCACCTTCGGGAAAGCAAAGAGCAGTGCCCAGCTCCAGGTTCTAA